The region cgATACAAGTAATAGCTTCAGTTAAAGgggccctacaagaaccggtctgtggagggatccacTATGCCAGGaggttttctgttgtctgaagttcggtaggaaaatgtcccgtcagcatcagtccggtgatcagaaaggaaaagaaaggagaataAGAGAACAAAGGGTGAAGAAATTTTCGAAGCAAatactttaaaaaaagatggaacgagaaacgtagagcgaGGTAAGAAACAGCACATACAGCATGCAGCAAACAGCGGTCATCTGAATGCAAGAGGTGTGCTGTTCCAGGTAACAATAGGCCACAATGTGTAATGTAGAatgagaaataatccaggtaggatgaggattatacatcatggccatattcttacctgtaacacacacagctgagtgtgtgttacaaaaacaaaacatcagtagaaatgtagtggagtacaaagtacaatatttgtccttcaaatgtatgaagtgaaaataaaagagccccccaaaaataatactcaggTAAAGTACAGagactcaaaaactgtacttaagtacaatACTCAAGTACTTGTcactgtccacccctgctgatTGGCTCCTGGTGTTAGTTTGGCTGAGGGAAAGCTGTTATTCTCCTTCTATTGATAGAACTCTGTTGACTGCTCGAACCGGACAAGAACCGGCATcaacagctgtttttttaaatgttgatctttttttaatcgcaGTCCAACGACACTTGCTGTAGATCCGGCACGGTGCCAGAGTACTTTAAACCCTGTGTGTCGCAAAcctaagaaaaaaataaataaaaaaaataataacctgCAAACTGCAACACTGAGTGCACTCGGCCAAGATgttgcaggggaaaaaaacaaaaaaaacaaaaacacactacaAGGAAGTGAAAAGTGTGGTGGTATATTTAGACAATGTAATTTGAGATTAGAGTtcacctctttctttcttttacaaatGTAAGAACAAACATCAAGTGTGGGCTCAGACTCATATTTTGGCAGTTGGATTGAAAAAAGTTTGCTTTTCAATTGGAAAAAACCTGTATAATGATAATGCGACCAGTTGAAACCCAGAGAACCTGTCACACCAAAAAATTTCATGTGGTCAAGTATTGAGTTATTCTCTTGCATTAAACTTTACTTGAAACAAGTGAAGGAGTGCTGAGTTACTGCTTGTAACGTGGGGGAAAAACAGGGGATGGAAGAGGCACAAACTTAACTTGGCTTGTTTTGTTAtgaatccaaaataaataatgatcGGATTGGTGTGTATGTCAAGACAAAACTGTGACCCATTACAAAAGCAGAAAGGCCAGCATGTTTATTACCAAATGATGATAGCTGACAAATTATAAACATGAGACCAGGGTGCAACAGAAATTATTTAAGGCTCTGTTAAATTCTCAGcttcaaaaaaaacaaaacaaaaacaaaagcaaaatccAAATACCATGAATCATTAAAAgtcacaaaaagcaaaactagtataaaattaaagtttaaaacTGGCTAAccatttcattagtttttaatAAATAGGTTActataagaaagaaaaatacaaagttaaAACTGATTAGCTTTGCCAGAACTTTTATCAAACCACATTGCGCCGGAAGTTATTTAATGACAAGAAATCAGCGACTCCCGGATTTAAAGCAACACATTATGTAGTCAACCACCAATATGCAATGGGAGCTTCCTTTGGTCATTCCACAATCTTTCTTCTACATGAACTTCTTgagaaaattgaaaatggaaGACCTGCGTCCATGTGAATCATGCCTTTTAGAGAGATGGATTCAAgctaaaaacagtaaaatggcTCTTCCTTATCACTTGAAATTGATTtagcagaacattttaaattttcagCATGCATGTTTTCAGATGAGTTTAGCTGCTTCAGGCtactacaaaaataaaaatggtaaatTTTAGACCCACAGGTCAGCAGAACGGACTAGTGAATAACTAGGTGAATGTTTAATCTACAGTCGGCCCTCTTAAGTGtcctgaatttaaaaaattcaTTATACAtagtgctgtttttttgtgtcaattAAGGACAATAATAGAAGTTCTTGACACAAGATTTTTAAAGTTAAGCAGAAAGTATACCTTGGCATAAAACTGCTTGAATTATGCATGCttaaaagtcaaaatgtttcaaTATTATGAAATACTTTGTCAAATTCCAAACTTGAGACATTGTACAAGTAATAATAAAGTATATAATAGTgattaaagcagctttaaaaagaagCTGCAACCTCACAAACACTCCTTATTATGTCTGGGATACCTCTGACTaaaggtgaaaaaacaaaaacaaaacaaaaaacataaaacaataataaagacAGCAATTTTCACAGATGGCCAAGTCCGTTTGTATGACTCCATCCTGGGTCACCACAAAGGCCATTAAGGTTGCAGCAGAAACGTCTTATCAGTTATGATATCAAAAATAGGGCCGACGTCTTTCCTGTCAGATGCTCTGTGATTGACAGTCTAAAACCACTGTAAACAGAAACTTTACCACATGTGGCAGGTTTTTGTCAGTAGGGTCAATGTCAGGTTGTTCCATGGTTCATCAAAATGCTTGTTGTGAAGGTCAAGACATGAAagatctataaaaaaaaaaaaaaaaaaaggcgaaaATACACACAGATCAGTACAAAAGATTTAAAGGGCTTAAAACTGCcatttgtgtttgcagtggTTAACACAGGCCACCTCACAGAATCACAAGCGAACTTCCTGTTTTGgaacataatttctttttcaggatgtcatattttcctctttctacGGCTCAGTTGACAGGGCTGCCTGCTTCATTGGCCTCTAGTCTTTGGGGTCTTTTTCCTCTCCCAGTGCTGAGCTGTTCAGACAGTTGTGTTCTTCGTACCGCATTCTTTCTGCGATCTTATGATAACAAACTAAACCAACGGTTTGTGCAGAGCAGCACCACCCACTCATCTTTCGCACTTCCAGTTGaatctctcctcttcctcacactACACTGAAAGCCCCACACTCATCGATGTGTCACATTTCTCCTGCATTTGGGAACCATTTTTAAACAGGCACCACAGTGACATCTTACcacattttgtcaaaatttttTACGTGGCaaactgtgctgtgtttgtgagGTCTTTGATACTAATTCTAGCTTGCTAGAGGTGAGTAATACTTGTACCTCTTCCTCACTGCACCACGCAGGCTGTACAGCACTGTTCCTGCTTCTCTGGCAGCGTGGAATAATTCATCTGTCTCACAATCTCTGCAAACAGCTCATCAACCATGGTTTTACTCTTCGCAGACGTCTCAATAAAAGGGCAGCCCCACTCCTGAGCCAGAGCTCGTCCATCCGACCCAGCGACTTCACGCTCAGACTCCAGGTCGACTTTGTTCCCAACCAGGATCAACGGCACCTTCTCAAACCGCTTCACTCTCACTATTTGGTCTCGCATTGGCCTAATGTcctgtaaaatgaaaaggaggatGAGACTGTAGTTTCCCTCTTAAACTAAgatttctattattattttactatttctgagggctagaaaaaaaaaaaaaaaaaaaaaagtgtcagtaAAACGACAGTATACTTAAACCtgacaaaaattaaatgtacaCTTTCAAGTTAGCATAACTTGACACAAGCACATAATAAAATTTTATAGATTCCTCcgttttataattttttttcccatgttgtGGCATCATCCTCACTATGTTTATAAACAGTGCAACATTTATTTCTTGAATTACACCAATTACAACAAATCCACCAACATAATACTTCTGATTCCCAGGTTACCATGAGGCATCATATTTTGAATTATTACTGTATTACTACtagtaaaaacacagaacaatgaCATTTTAGTTATTACAGTGCTGCAATGACAGACGGTTCAGTCTGGCTCAGCTCCATTTAAGATTTAATGCTACATTAATGCTACATTAAATAACTAGCTTTGAATTTCTATGTGGATGAAATTAGACTTTTTTTGGGAAACTATGAAGAGCATTCATAACAATTGTGTGACATGTTCAGACTAAGTTACTTGAGAAGACAGCGGTTGGCGATTGAAGCATGTGATGATGTGTTTATGGATCCATATGGTGAAATGTGGATCTCTGACTGGTGTCAGATGTACCGCCTGAAGTTAAGGACCTTttccacctgtgtgtgtttgcagcggCAGAGACAGTCCTGCACAGACCGGTACCTGGAAGCTCTGCTGGTTCACCAGGCTGTAGACCAGGATGAAGCCCTGCCCGTTCTTTATGTACAGGTCCCTCATGGAGGCGAACTGCTCGGTCCCCGCCGTGTCCAGGATCTCCAACACGGAGGGCGACGAATCCACCTCGATCTCCTTTCGGTAGAAGTCCTCAATAGTTGGGTCGTATTTTTCGATGAAGGTGCCGGTGACAAACTGGACGGTCAGCGCGGATTTTCCGACGCCGCCGCTGCCCAGCACGACAACTTTGTACTCTTTCATTGGGGCGGCGGAGGTAGCTAGGCTAACTTAGCAGCTAACGACCTGGCTACACTGCTGTCCTCGCTCCATAAACGTCTATCGCCTTTCAAATAGCTAACAAGCGAAGTGACAAATGTTGCACAGTATGAAATAACCCCTCTTCATCCACTAAACCCGAGTCTTCTGCTCATACTTGTGGATTTTCCGTCGCTGTTAGCGGGTAAAAGTTGATGGCCGTTCACTCCGGTGTTAGCTTGCGGCGGTGCTAGGCGGCTGCCCCATGCTCGAGCCTCCACATCGACCACAAGTACCGGGGAGCTGCTGCCCGGCCACACACAGCGAGAAACACATTACACCCCCCCTTCAGACAACATGCCTGTCCGCCGGCGTCGCCAAACTCAGGTGTGGTTTTGTCCGTCAGGGAGTCTGGGCCTGGTTCTGGCCCGACGTCTGGGAAAGCGGGTGAACTATCTATAGCCCCCACCCTCCCGCAGATTCAGGACTCAGATCCGGGGGTCCATTGGCTGAAGTTTGTTGTGGTTCCAGTCTGTGCTTCAGTCCGCATTGGGTTGGTTtgatgacagaaagaaaagcttttttttttctcaccagcgGGTTTCCTGAAGCTAACAGCTTGACTTCCGCTAACGAGAGCCAGGCTTCCGCCGAACtgcttttcagaataaagtcTTCCCCTCTGCGAGCACAAATAGAGCTATGAATTTTAtacaaaagtttggacaaatTACCAGAAGTGGACAGAGTTCAtaacttcactacttgagtaaaagtacagatactccttgtcaaatattactccaatacaagtaaaagtagctttgtcaaaatattacttaagtaaaagtattaAAAACACCTCAGATATTACAAGAAATTACAGtagctttattttcattatacaATTCACTGATACGATTCTGCTACAAACATGTTCATATCTGAAAAATAcagtcctggagggccactgtcctgaaTGCTTTAGATGTTTtacctgctccaacacacctgattcaaattaTCAGCTCGAACTAatgctctgctgaagtctgatcaggagtcactgatttgaatcaggaaacatccaggaccggatgtggagacctctggtctatCCTGGTCCAAATTACAAAacgtctgtacaaaacatattttatatgtggAGGTCTGGTCTCTgatggttgtgttgtgtgttacctGTCTCTgttattcaccttgattaacagactgtcctgtgtgaTCCATGTCtggttcctcctctgcctccttttatgatcgtacttcttgtcatagattcaggatgacggcaaaaatggagttgagaattagtgagttagagtcgcggctccgcactttaggGATACCTCAAGAAACCAATCAAAACCGGGACACTGAAGaccatgtaaacacagtaaCTTACTCCTTATTTCATTAGAGACGATAGATGAAAATGAGCTTTCAGGTCACCTgctacaaataaaatattgtcCTCTGCCCctgttaaataaacaacataaataaatattttacgCAAATGCTTTCACCAAACTAATTCATCACTTACAGGTGctgtcatttaatttttgattgattgactggCTGCTCTTTAATGCAAGACACTATCAAAAATAATTACTTGTTACATTGAGTATAGTAAAACTATTAAGTTATGCAGCGGTAGTAGTTGGTGCAGCAGACTTGAACGTTGATGAGAAGCTggtgaaaacagtttttaaaccTGTTAAATTATTCAACAAGGTATAAAATCTAAACAATatgattcatatttttgtgtttgtgtattgttgAAGCTTGAAAAAGTACTCaaattatataaaattatttgGACACATGGATTATTTCAATACACTGAAAACCTATAGTCATTAGTCATCGATGACTTATGCTGAAAAGCGAAACTTCATACATCAAAATATCAAGTCATACAAAGGGTAAATAGTAGAAACCCATTTGaaagatcacacacacagaaagaggtTCACAatgatgtgttttattaaagGTCAAACAAAAATTGCAGAAATCATCATAGGCACAGTAACTTACTAATAGCGATACACTGCAAAATAAATTGGCATGTAGCACAGCAGCACATACAAGCACcacaagcagaaaacagaatgaaGCATTAGGTGACTAAGAAACAGCAGTCACTTTCAAGTCTGTCCTAGAGTGTCAGAGATTTTTTTCATATGGCTTAGTCCCAAACAGTCTTTGGCCCTCATCACCTTCCACAGGTTGCCTCTCAGTCTGTGACTGTACCCAATCCAATAACAACTCACCAACAGAGGATTTTAAATAAAGGGATACATGTTACACACAACAGGTGTAATGTTTTATGTTGATTCACTTGTAGAACTTATTAGGTAAACTACATTTTTCACAACAAAGGCACAATTACAACTGAAGTTTTGAaataatgctaaaaaaaaaaaaaaaaaaaattataaacaaaattGCAATCCCATTCCCTTATTGGTGACTGGAGATCCACAGTATGTTAACACCACTCCACTTTTACCTTGACCCAAACTTTAAGTTAACCTGGTGAGTCACATTAGTCAGGCTTTGGTGAGTTTTGGGTACACGTCTTACAGAGCTCCATGTCTGAGAACAGACTCTTTAACGCCAATATTTAACAGTCGGAGGGCTGTGAACCCATTCACTAGGATGACTCAGTCAGTCCGCCACTAGGACAAGTGCCATGGCAACAAAATTGCTGGCTTTGTGAGCAATTGAAGTGCATTAAATGTCCAAATATGCAGGAACACAGCTGTGTAAGgatattgctgctgctgcaagaaTAACATTGGAAAACCAGGTTGTTTGCAATTTTCAATCCTGAGGAGAATTCAGAGTTATTGTTGTCTTGGAATATCACAACAAGGGAGCAAACAATAACCTAGGTTATGCTGTTCTTGTGATCAGATAATGAGTAGGAGATTTTTCACTGTTGTCTGGCTGTTGTCTGACaacatttgaaacaaacaaacaaataaacaaaaaaatcctaTTCATTGTTTGATCACAAGAACAACATAATCTATcataaagaagacaaaatgaacCTGTTTGAGTTAGAATAACGTATTCCACAACACGAGAGAAATTAAAGTGACTTTAAACTTTACGAACACATCTTACATCCACGTTACTCTACAATCTGCTCTTTCAACCTGCTCCCCCCTTTTTTTGGCTGCTTTGCAGCCTTCAGGTGGTGCTACCCTGTGCCTAATTTTAGTGCATTACTGGAGAGGAATGCAGCTGCGTTAATGAAATCACGAGGATATAACAAGATTAGTTCTGGTTTATGGCAAATACTCTAGATCAGCTTTCTTTGCTTATTGACCTCTATTCTTGGATGTCAGGGTCAGATATTACTGAACCAAAAATTTAGCTGTAAATGAACTGaataagcctttttttttttttttttttggaaagcaaACTATTGTGGTCTACAGCAAGGCAATATCATGCTTGGGGAGGAACAGGGCTTTAGcgaaacaaacagacaaa is a window of Echeneis naucrates chromosome 10, fEcheNa1.1, whole genome shotgun sequence DNA encoding:
- the rap2c gene encoding ras-related protein Rap-2c isoform X1, coding for MKEYKVVVLGSGGVGKSALTVQFVTGTFIEKYDPTIEDFYRKEIEVDSSPSVLEILDTAGTEQFASMRDLYIKNGQGFILVYSLVNQQSFQDIRPMRDQIVRVKRFEKVPLILVGNKVDLESEREVAGSDGRALAQEWGCPFIETSAKSKTMVDELFAEIVRQMNYSTLPEKQEQCCTACVVQ
- the rap2c gene encoding ras-related protein Rap-2c isoform X2 — its product is MKEYKVVVLGSGGVGKSALTVQFVTGTFIEKYDPTIEDFYRKEIEVDSSPSVLEILDTAGTEQFASMRDLYIKNGQGFILVYSLVNQQSFQDIRPMRDQIVRVKRFEKVPLILVGNKVDLESEREVAGSDGRALAQEWGCPFIETSAKSKTMVDELFAEIVRQMNYSTLPEKTLKRADCRLNIHLVIH